A single Streptomyces sp. 2114.4 DNA region contains:
- a CDS encoding acetylornithine transaminase: protein MSDAAHGHGPVTNAGLTGRWQGAMMDNFGTPRIPLVRGEGAKVWDADGKEYLDFLGGIAVNALGHAHPAVVRAVSDQVATLGHVSNFFVTEPTVALAERLLALAGRPGRVYFSNSGAEANEAAFKIGRLTGRRHMVSTAGGFHGRTMGALALTGQPAKQAPFAPLPGDVDYVPYGDVEALRAAVTTDTAFVILEPVQGENGVIVPPPGYLRAAREITAATGTLLVLDEIQTGIGRTGHWLESQAQGIEADIVTLAKGLGGGLPIGATLAFGPAAGLLTPGSHGSTFSGNPVVCAGALAVLDTIEADGVLENVKRVGERLRSGTEALGHPLLGQVRGAGLLLGIVLTEPLAPQVQQAAQDAGLLVNAVAPDVIRLAPPLIVSDDEAEVFLHKLPGVLDTARQGADGERRAGD from the coding sequence ATGAGCGACGCGGCACACGGCCACGGCCCGGTGACCAACGCGGGCCTCACCGGCCGCTGGCAGGGCGCCATGATGGACAACTTCGGCACTCCCCGCATCCCGCTCGTCCGGGGCGAGGGCGCCAAGGTGTGGGACGCCGACGGCAAGGAGTACCTGGACTTCCTCGGCGGCATCGCGGTCAACGCCCTCGGCCACGCCCACCCCGCGGTGGTCCGCGCCGTCTCCGACCAGGTCGCCACCCTCGGCCACGTCTCGAACTTCTTCGTCACCGAGCCCACCGTGGCCCTCGCCGAGCGCCTGCTCGCGCTGGCCGGACGCCCCGGCCGGGTCTACTTCTCCAACTCCGGAGCCGAGGCCAACGAGGCCGCCTTCAAGATCGGCCGGCTGACCGGGCGCCGCCATATGGTCTCCACGGCCGGCGGTTTCCACGGCCGCACCATGGGCGCCCTCGCCCTCACCGGCCAGCCCGCCAAGCAGGCGCCGTTCGCGCCGCTGCCCGGTGACGTCGACTACGTCCCGTACGGCGACGTCGAAGCGCTCCGGGCCGCCGTCACCACCGACACCGCCTTCGTCATCCTGGAGCCCGTCCAGGGCGAGAACGGCGTCATCGTCCCGCCCCCCGGCTACCTCCGGGCCGCCCGCGAGATCACCGCCGCCACCGGCACCCTGCTGGTCCTGGACGAGATCCAGACCGGCATCGGCCGGACCGGACACTGGCTGGAATCCCAGGCACAGGGCATCGAGGCCGACATCGTCACCCTCGCCAAGGGCCTGGGCGGCGGTCTGCCGATCGGCGCCACGCTGGCCTTCGGCCCGGCCGCCGGCCTGCTCACGCCCGGTTCGCACGGCTCGACCTTCAGCGGCAACCCCGTCGTCTGCGCCGGCGCCCTCGCCGTCCTGGACACCATCGAGGCCGACGGCGTCCTGGAGAACGTCAAGCGGGTCGGCGAGCGGCTGAGGAGCGGAACCGAGGCCCTGGGCCACCCCTTGCTCGGCCAGGTCCGCGGTGCGGGCCTCCTCCTGGGTATCGTCTTGACGGAGCCGCTCGCGCCACAGGTACAGCAGGCGGCTCAGGACGCGGGCCTGCTGGTGAACGCGGTCGCGCCGGACGTCATCCGGCTCGCCCCGCCGCTGATCGTCTCCGACGACGAAGCGGAAGTGTTCCTCCACAAGCTTCCCGGCGTCCTGGACACGGCCCGCCAAGGGGCCGACGGGGAACGACGAGCCGGAGACTGA
- the argB gene encoding acetylglutamate kinase: MSTRKHTALPKARTLIEALPWLTRHHGKTVVIKFGGNAMVDEELKRAFAQDVVFLRHAGLRPVVVHGGGPQISAQLDLLGLESEFKGGLRVTTPEAMNVVRMVLAGQVQRELVGLLNEHGPLAVGMTGEDAHLMTATKHFADIGGEQVDIGRVGEITGIDPGAVHALLDDGRIPVISSIARSSDEEDAGGVFNVNADTAAAALAAALGAETLMVLTDVEGLYEDWPQSDEVISRLTATELEKLLPDLASGMVPKMRGCLHAVRNGVHTARVIDGRVQHSILLEIFTDEGIGTMVVPDANTIEGAT; this comes from the coding sequence ATGAGTACCCGCAAGCACACCGCGCTCCCCAAGGCCCGGACCCTCATCGAGGCGCTGCCCTGGCTGACCCGGCACCACGGCAAGACCGTCGTCATCAAGTTCGGCGGCAACGCCATGGTCGACGAAGAGCTCAAGCGCGCCTTCGCCCAGGACGTGGTCTTCCTGCGGCACGCCGGACTGCGCCCCGTCGTCGTGCACGGCGGCGGCCCGCAGATCAGCGCCCAGCTGGACCTGCTCGGCCTGGAGTCCGAGTTCAAGGGCGGCCTGCGGGTCACCACGCCCGAGGCGATGAACGTCGTCCGGATGGTGCTGGCCGGCCAGGTGCAGCGTGAGCTGGTGGGGCTGCTCAACGAGCACGGCCCGCTCGCCGTCGGCATGACCGGCGAGGACGCGCACCTGATGACCGCGACCAAGCACTTCGCCGACATCGGCGGCGAGCAGGTGGACATCGGCCGGGTCGGCGAGATCACCGGCATCGACCCCGGGGCCGTCCACGCCCTCCTGGACGACGGCCGGATCCCGGTCATCTCCTCGATCGCCCGCAGTAGCGACGAGGAGGATGCCGGCGGTGTCTTCAACGTCAACGCCGACACCGCCGCGGCCGCGCTGGCCGCGGCCCTCGGCGCCGAGACGCTGATGGTGCTCACCGACGTCGAGGGGCTGTACGAGGACTGGCCCCAGAGCGACGAGGTGATCTCCCGCCTCACCGCCACCGAACTGGAGAAGCTGCTGCCCGACCTGGCCAGCGGCATGGTGCCCAAGATGCGGGGCTGTCTGCACGCCGTCCGCAACGGCGTCCACACCGCCCGGGTCATCGACGGGCGGGTCCAGCACTCGATCCTGCTGGAGATCTTCACCGACGAAGGAATCGGCACGATGGTCGTGCCGGACGCGAACACGATCGAGGGGGCGACATGA
- the argJ gene encoding bifunctional glutamate N-acetyltransferase/amino-acid acetyltransferase ArgJ, protein MSVTAAQGFTAAGIAAGIKENGNPDLALVVNNGPRLAAAGVFTSNRVKAAPVVWSEQVLKGGTVSAVVLNSGGANACTGPLGFQDTHATAEKAAEVLGHNAGEVAIASTGLIGLRLPMDKLLPGVERAAAELTGHGGEKAAIAIKTTDSVHKTAQVTVGGTTGPEAGGGWTVGGMAKGAGMLAPGLATMLVVLTTDADLPAAALDTALRDATRTTFDRVDSDGCMSTNDTVLLLASGASGVVPDTAEFAEAVRTVCADLARQLIGDAEGASKDIRIEVVGAASEDDAVEVGRSIARNNLLKCAIHGEDPNWGRVLSAIGTTSAVFEPDQLNVAINDVWVCKNGSVGEDRDLVDMRYREVRITADLAAGTESAVIWANDLTADYVHENSAYSS, encoded by the coding sequence GTGAGCGTCACGGCAGCACAAGGGTTCACGGCGGCGGGCATCGCCGCCGGGATCAAGGAGAACGGCAACCCGGACCTCGCCCTCGTGGTGAACAACGGGCCGCGACTGGCCGCCGCAGGTGTCTTCACCTCCAACCGCGTCAAGGCCGCACCGGTCGTCTGGTCCGAGCAGGTCCTCAAGGGCGGCACGGTCTCCGCCGTCGTCCTCAACTCCGGTGGCGCCAACGCCTGTACGGGCCCGCTCGGCTTCCAGGACACCCACGCCACCGCGGAGAAGGCCGCCGAGGTGCTGGGGCACAACGCCGGCGAGGTGGCGATCGCCTCCACCGGACTGATCGGCCTGCGGCTTCCGATGGACAAGCTGCTGCCCGGAGTCGAGCGCGCCGCGGCGGAGCTGACCGGGCACGGCGGCGAGAAGGCCGCCATCGCCATCAAGACCACCGACAGCGTGCACAAGACCGCCCAGGTCACGGTGGGGGGCACCACCGGGCCGGAGGCCGGTGGAGGCTGGACCGTCGGCGGGATGGCCAAGGGCGCCGGCATGCTCGCCCCGGGCCTGGCCACCATGCTCGTCGTGCTGACCACCGACGCCGATCTGCCGGCCGCCGCCCTCGACACGGCACTGCGCGACGCGACCCGCACCACCTTCGACCGGGTCGACTCCGACGGCTGTATGTCGACCAACGACACGGTGCTGCTGCTCGCCTCGGGCGCCTCCGGCGTCGTACCGGACACCGCGGAGTTCGCCGAGGCGGTGCGCACGGTCTGCGCCGACCTGGCCCGGCAGCTGATCGGGGACGCCGAGGGCGCCAGCAAGGACATCCGGATCGAGGTCGTGGGCGCGGCCAGCGAGGACGACGCGGTCGAGGTCGGCCGCTCCATCGCCCGCAACAACCTCCTCAAGTGCGCCATCCACGGCGAGGACCCCAACTGGGGCCGGGTGCTCTCCGCCATCGGCACCACCTCCGCCGTCTTCGAGCCCGACCAGCTCAATGTCGCCATCAACGACGTCTGGGTCTGCAAGAACGGCTCGGTGGGCGAGGACCGCGACCTGGTCGACATGCGCTACCGGGAGGTACGCATCACCGCCGACCTCGCGGCCGGCACCGAGTCCGCGGTCATCTGGGCCAACGACCTGACCGCCGACTACGTCCACGAGAACAGCGCGTACTCCTCATGA